The DNA segment AGTCTCAGTATCAATCACCAACAAGCTCCTGGTAAATTGTTTAGTGCACTATtatattcttttatgtttttttctGTTGAAGATTGATGgtaaaattattattcattcATCAAAATTGACCTCCCAACCTTGAGAAAAAAGCTTTTGATCTCTCTGTCTTTCTGAATTATTGAACAAAATAGGCACGTCTCTTGTCTGAAGCCATCAAATTCTTGAGTCTACAAATTTAGATCCAAAAAACCGAGTTTATAATCGAGGTTTACAATTTAAACATACCTAAAGCTGTGCTGATTGAAACGAAATATATATTGAGGTGCTTGAGTAAAACAAAAAGTACATGTCTTATATTCTGGTGACATATAGATAGTGATGtttgattattgtttttattgAGCAGTGACTGCATATCCAGCAGTAAGTAATGAGGGCAAGCAtgcaccaccaccaccagtGGGTTATCCAACCAAGGATGGCCCTGCAACCCAACAACAAACTCTTCCTGTGGTAACCACTGCCAGGGGTGACGGCTTCTGGAAGGGATGGTATTACttcatttcctttctttctatcatctatttaatttttaatggaaAAGTTTAGGGACCAacaattttattgtattttgacCAGCATGTAACCAGTAGATAAAGGTGAACCATTAgataaaatctcacaccaatctcataccatcaaattatcattgatggctagttgatggctaccaATTACAAATATTGCTGCCCCCTAGCATTACTCATTTTTAATTACTTTAGTCTCTTTTggatttaattactttatttctcaataatttttttgttttataataaaataatgataatatttatattagaacAATACTCTAAATCAGTCTTTAATCAATTTTTAGTCGAGCATTTTAGgtcttaacaaattttaatcacTAAATCAATTCTAAACTTTTACTTCATGAGATAAATCAGTCTATATATCATagtctttatttttgtaaaaagattgatgtaaaaattattatatttttattaaatgatgagattaaaatttagtgattaaaatttttttagactaatctgatttaataattaaaatttgttaataattaaattatccaACTGAAAGTTCTTTACGAAGCAATTTGGTATATTACTCTATATTATTATCATACTTTAAAGTGTTGATATATAAAAGTAAAGATATAATATCTCTCTTAATCAGGTCAGAGATGATAGTGTCTATTTTAAGAGAGAACATTCTGAATACAATAGAACATAGATTAGTCTCTATTCTTGATCATTGAAAAACAATATACTActgagaaataagaaaaaataaaatgactAAACTATGTATATATTCTTAATAAGAGTGAGAAATAAATACTCTGAAGAAATATAGAAGTAATACTATATGTATTACATATGATATGATTTTTTGTGGATAATTTAAGTTTGACCGAAAAAGTTAAgataaggataaaattaaaatttatcaaaaatattaagaataatattgaaacaaattaaatatttttaatttcacaatGATAGAATTAAACTCAAATCTCATGTTTTCATTCCAACATATTGATCTCTCaaagtaaattttattttatttttcactctGTTGTATTTTTCTGCAGTTGTG comes from the Arachis duranensis cultivar V14167 chromosome 7, aradu.V14167.gnm2.J7QH, whole genome shotgun sequence genome and includes:
- the LOC107458578 gene encoding protein CYSTEINE-RICH TRANSMEMBRANE MODULE 9, coding for MSLSINHQQAPVTAYPAVSNEGKHAPPPPVGYPTKDGPATQQQTLPVVTTARGDGFWKGCCAGLCCCCALDCCL